Genomic DNA from Solanum dulcamara chromosome 4, daSolDulc1.2, whole genome shotgun sequence:
AGGAGGTACTAGTCACTGATTTCATTGCTTCCAAGTATGATGCTGCTTTATTTTTGTACTGATCCAAACATAAGAGGCCTGCCTCATATGGAAAGAATGACACTAGGATGGAAAatagaggttgtttccaagaATGATGCTACTTTATTCAATACATGTTCCAAAGAGGCCTGCACCTTCTAAAAAAGATTGATGTTTGGATGGGAAATATACACCTGGTGAAACTTGTCATTGTTTGAGCACTCATAAGTTCTTTCCTGCAAATAAGTCAAGAGTCTGAGCTGCTGGTTCTTCTCTGCTAAGTTAATACTAGCAAATTTACTAATCTGCACTTTCTGATTGCTTCTCAAGGAGCAAGTCTGgtcatattctcatgtatcatgTCATAACCACATTGCAGCTGTCATCTTAGAGTATTACTCTTCCATTTATATGTACTTCAATGTGCTCATTTTGGTGTTGCTGATTAACGTTGATCTAGATGAGTGACACACTAAAAATTCCTCTTTTTATTATATGCACTCCAATGAAAGAGGGGTCAAGTAAAAACCTCGTGCATCTCTTGTTTTAGCATTTCCGTCTGGTAAATAGACACATTGTGACACATCTTTTGCTTGTCCATTCTTTTCTGTCCTAACATGAAAACATAAAAGGATTCAGTTTCTAACTGAAGCTGTACTACTTGTGAATCGTGAGGCTTTTGGATAATTAATTGGTTGATCTAATATGTTTAGACTAAGGGAAAAACAGAAAAGCCATAACACATGTTCTTCGCTAACCTTGTATTATGAGACAGAATTGTTGGTTAATTTCCTTGTGTGTTAAAGAGTAAATTGTTGCTGTCAACAGTTtctcaattttgtacaaagtgGTAGGGCACTGACAAAGAGTTCAATTTGTGTACAAAGGTCATGATGGGAATGTAGGTAAAGGATAGATTTGGTGCAGTGATTTGGTGTGAGCATTATTTGACAAGGATGACCTTATCTtaagaaattatatttctttcagAAAATAAGTTGTGTGAATTGTGAGGGTTAATACCCCAATAGCTTCTTTTTAATTTCTGTGAAATAATCTGGTATGATTGGTCTTGACAGGCTATGAATCCAAACAGACCCGTCGTCTTTATAAACACAGGTTAGGCAAATTTCTATCTCAAGACAAATTCTGCAGGCTTGTCAAATGCAGTTTAAATGTCCTTGTCCTAAACTGTCGCCTTATCCTTGATTCCAAACTAGATTTGTTGCTTGCATTTGAAACAAATGACCGGAAAGCTGTAAATAATCCAATGGAAGCAAATATCATTGCCGAGGTATGAATGCCTCTTGCTTCTTCCATGAACATCTTAATGACCATTAGCATCGGATCACAAGAAAAATATTAAGCTCCAATTTCTGTATAATTATTTTGGCCTACAGATTGTGTGTAGATTGTTGAGCAGAGGTATATTGGAGGAAGAGATAGGCATCATTACACCCTACAATTCTCAGGCAGATCTTATCCGGCAAGCTGTTTCCACATCAGTGGAGATACATACAATTGATAAATACCAGGTTAAACCTATGCTGATGTGATTACATTCTCGAAAAACATCTTCAGTTTGCAACTTTTCTTATTCATAAGAAGCTGCTTTACCGCAGGGGATAATAGAAGGGAAAGAAAATCAGTAGACTAGCCTAAATAGAAGCATAGCTGTCTAAGGTTATCCTTTGACATGTTGTGTAATTGTCAATTATATACCTAGGATACTCTAGTTTATGGCTATAGGAGCCTGAATGCCAGTTGAAGAAGGCAGAAATTGGCTGGTTTTCCATTTATGAAACAGAAATTTGGAAGCCTAAAACTTCACAATACCCGCCCAGAACAAGAAGTCTAATCTCACAATGCTACTTCAGAGACACTAGCTTTGTTCAATGGGGACTTCGGCCTAGAAAAAGCTACCTAAGTCCTCGTACAATTGGTTCCCCATCTCTCCTCAACCGTTTAAGATTATCTTGTGCCAGTTATTAGCCTCCCAAAAGCTGGTTTTGCAAATCATGAATAATCCCATCTACTCGGCTTGCTTTTAGAATCATTTTTGTGTGGCTCGAGGATGTCTTGCAGTTACATCAAGTAGTGTGATTTCTTAGGTCTTGGGTAGAAACTGGTACATTCTGTCCTAATTGTCCTAGTCTTAATCTATGTTTGCAGGGAAGAGATAAAGATTGCATTCTGCTGTCCTTTGTAAGGTCAACTGAAAATCCAAGGAACTACATTTCTTCATTGCTTGGAGACTGGCACAGGATTAACGTGGCTCTTACTCGTGCTAAGGTTTAGATACGGTTCCTCTGAATggaatttttcttctttttgaaaCTTTTTGCATAAGTTCATCAGACTCCAAGTAATAATGTACTTCTCTTTTGTTGATTGAACAGAAGAAGTTGATAATGGTAGGTTCATGCATTACGCTATCGAACGTGCCTCTGCTAAAGATTCTTATTGAAAAAGTGGAAGAGCAAGGTGGCATTTTGAGCGTCTCTAAGAAGGATATTGCTCATAAACCAGAATTGAGAAGATGCTCCAACCTGAGATGATGTTAAAGATATTGCACCCAATTTTGCCATCTGCGGTCGTGTAAATTATTGCCAAATTTACTTCTCTAATGTAAATGTAAATATTGAGACCACATTCAGCCAGCCACTCATTCTTCTGTAAATAACAGAACATTCTATAAGTTCAAGGGCAAACTTATCAAAGAATGTCTGATGATTTATTGGGTTAATGGCTAGTATATTTTACACTTTCCATCAATAACCGAAATGACAGGCATTGGTCATAAAGTTTAAATTCGCATCTTCAGTTTAGAGGCATTATGTTGCCATAGACCAATAAGTTTCTTCCTTTCATAAATATGGGTAAAACAAACAACAGGTAAAGCACGGAGCCAGTGTCTATATTGCATTTAGCCAATTAAGTAAAAACTGTAATTATTAGATATGTTGAGAATTCTCGAATTTGATTCTAAAGGGTTCTGTCCAACGTGGATAGGTAAGAAAGGAAACCACACATTTTACTCTTACAGGCAGAAAAATGAACACAAATAGATGTCACGCCAACAACCCTACATTCAAACGAGAATTCGTTTATTCGTTTCTGAAGTAACATACTGGGAGAAGCACTGGTATAGATTCATCACAGCCTCCCTCAACAGAGAATAGGTCTGTCCCTTGAAGTTATCCTGAAAAGTTatttacacacttaaactatgaGAGCAACCGCTTACCCCTATTCTTGTTTGATTTGGTATTGATATCTCCCTGACACATACGAAATCAGGTGAAATAACTTGTATAAATACGCCTCACATATAATGATGCTGTGTTTTCTTAGCTATGATATTAAAGTAATTGGGTaaagtttgatgaaattttcaGACACGCTTAAAATGTATGTTTATGTAGTGAAAAAGACTAAAGATGTAATAAACTTATGACACTGAAGATAGTGACAGAGAAGAACGTAGTTGACATATATgggaagaagaaaaggaaaacgAAATATAATTATATCACTTAATAATAATCAGCGGTCATTATGAGGATGAAACCCATAGGTATTGTAGTATTGTGTGATGCTTGAATATATGTTACTTTTATCAAAGCGCAACTTACAAGCATTTGCACATAAACCACAAACTGAGGAAAAATCCTTGCAGATAGACAGATACCaacaaaaataatgaaaaagttTCTGTAATCAAATTCATTGCACATTGCAACAGGAATTTCGGACTAGTTAACAGACAAAACTCCGAATAGTATAATCAAAAAACAATGAAGTGAAAGAAAAtaagttggaaaaaaaaagaaggaaagttTTTAACCAAATATCCTTCCTTCCTACCTAAAGCTCAGTTTGCTTCTCCTTGGTAGCTGGCGAAGAAAATGTTGGACTGGGGATTCTCAAACCTCTTGAATTCACTGTTGGCTCTCTTCAAAAGGAATAACCTCCTCAATAACATTTAGTATTTCCTCTACTTCAACTTCCTTTGCCTCGTATTCCTCCTCTTCATCACTGGCTTCCCCATCACGCAACTTTTCCCTCTCCATTTTCTCCTTCTCATGCAACTGTTTCCATTCGTTAATCCATGTTTCCCATTCTTCTTTCAGCTTCTTTCGCTTCTCACGATCTTGCTCACTCAACTGCAATGAAACATCCTGATCCTCTGCTTCATACTTCTTGCTGTATTTTTTCAAGTTCTTAGCTATCTCTTCCTCTTTCTCCTTACTCAAGAAGGATGGTGGTCTAGGGCGCCACAAAAACTGTGTAAACAAGAAGCATTGCAATATATGAGTATAGAATATGTCATGTAATGGATATAAGCATATTCcttcagaaaaagaaaaaaaggcatAGCCAAGCAGTGCTCAGTCACACAGCAAATACAAGAATACATAGTAAAGATGATAGGTCCAATCACATTTAACATAGTAAAAACTGCGGAAACCTACCTTAGCGTTCTCATATTGCAAACTGCAGGAAACCTACCTAAAGTGCTAAGAAGACATAAGTCCTAGCACATTACTAACACAAACCCAGCCCTATAGCAGTCACctataaataagaacaaggagTACAACAAACAACAGAGAAAATGTCCAAAATAGTTCCCTTATCTTTGGGCATTTCAAAGTCATCCTAATTCTTTAACATGGAGCGCTAATAGTCTTATTGTTCTCTAATTTAGTGCACTTTTTTTAATCTCACTCCAAAAGACTGTTATTGTTTTAACAGAGAGCAGCTCATGTGCTGTTCAGATGAGATACTTTACCCCCACAAAAATCAAACCTCTCCTGGTGTTTCTTCTATTTCATTCGAGAGACCAAAGGAATCTTTGTATGTGATTTTCTATTCTtgccgaagaaatattgaaaGTTGTTTTATTTGAATGTCTGCTGCAAAAAAATCGAGCAAATGAAAAACCAAAGTCCAACAACTAGAGGCTGAAATCATGCTTTAGCAAGGAACGTCTGTGCCTTGATTGTGAAACATCaactataatataataaaagataaaaagatGTTTCAAACTGCATAAAATGATTCAATCACAAAGTTATCTGTATGAAGTATTATAGTTATCATGTAACTGCTACTGAGAAGTATGATGCTTCGTTGAGACCAATAAACAATTCTTGAAGCGATGTTAAATTATAGTTTATACCATATGAAAATGTAAAACTTTAAGGTAAACTTGAAAAAGGGATATATCATGTTAAGAGAAGCCAGTTTTACTAGCGCaacaaaattcaaaagaatGACAGATAGCTTTGAGTTAATAAGGCATTTAATAACCATTAATCAACTTTGATACTTGTTGCCCCGTAAATTCTCATTTAATTAATTACTTGTTCAATTGTCGTACAACTCGCATTTTTTGAAGGAAACAGGTACTAGAGACGGTCCTTTTCATGCGACCGCAAGCATATGCCACGCAATCACAACCTTTCATCATAACTACCTGCTGAATAATATATCTCACAAAATTGGCTATTACCCTCTTATCATCTCACAGTTCTTGTCTTATTTCACTTAAAGCAACTCTTGATGAAAATCTTATGACATCTATTAAAATGAAAAGATTAAATACACTGTaataaaacatgaaaagaaaTGTGCAGCAAGCAACACGCTGATGGAAGAGCAGATCAAATAAATGCCAGCTGGAAGTATGTTCCCGCATTAGCATCAAATTCTAATGTATaacacttcaaaagaaattatacAGATCTACTTGTAAGAGAAGATCTGCGCATAGCAAGAGATTTAGTGCACCggattgactttttttttttacttgtaaGAGAAGAAACAACGAAGTCTAAATGTCTGGATTAAaaagaaggggggggggggggggcacaTCTCACAGGACAAGTAGCTAGCTCTTTCCCGTTAAAAGATAACAGCAGTTTGAGAAGATACTGAAAATGCACCAAGTTTACAAATAATAAGGATTATTAGTGCTCTATATAAAAGAACAAGGATGATTTTGAGTCATAAGCCCAACAATAAGGGACTACTTGGGCTTTTTCTTGCAAACAACGCATGGTAAGATTGTTACCTGGAAGAAATGATCCTTGAGTATCCTATACAGCAGCTTTCCGTTGAAAGACCAAATGTTGAATCCATTTTCCATCTCATGAACTGATGTAACAGCTGTCGCTACATACCTTGAATTGCAAAATAAAAAAGCATAAGGACCAAATAGGAAGGTCTTATAGGGGAAAACTGATGAGAGTTAAATGCAATTACCTTCCAGTCGGATCCCATTCGACATCTGTTGCCATAAAATGCTCAGCAGATGCCATGGTATCAAGCTCATCAACGTCAAAGAATTCCAACTGTCCATTGAAGCCTTTCATTCCTGCCAAAACAATGAAGCGGCCTCCAGGTGACCAGTAGAGAGCATTAGCCTGCTTTCCCTTGAGAGTTGTCAGCTTTGAAACACGGCCTGTGTTAGTGCCAGACCGCATAGAGTAGAAACTGACATCTGGCCTGGGGTTGTCACCATGGATGACAGCGAATCTGTGACCCTTAGGCTCCCAAGCAAATGCaataattttatcattcttGTTGTCAAGCTCCAAAACCTCGATTGGAATATCCCGTTCTTTGATTCTGAACAGCTCAAAACCAGTGTATGTGCTTTTCTTAGTCTTCGTGTACCGGTCAACTTTGACAGCAAGGTAGTCTCCATTGCTTTGCCAATACATTTTGCAATCACTTACACTGAAGAGATTCTTTTGCCTCAACTCCTCTTTGCTTGGGATTTGCACAAGACTGACCTGTCAATTTAACACAGGTTTAGTTCAAATGCAACTATGAGTAGTTCCTCCAAATTACTGGAGGCTTGCATAGAAGTTTTAGAACAAACCCTGGCAGGTTGATTTCCGCATTCAGGAACAAAAAGTGAAAGAATTGGATCTGTTGGTGACCAGCTAAAATCCATAACATTTTCAACCTTGATAGATTTCTTGTCAATAAGTGAGAAAGTTTCTGTTTCATAAACAGAGATGACATTCTTTCCTATTCTTGCAAAGTACTTATCCTCTTTACCACCACTCCACCTGAAATCATCTCAAAAACAAAGTTAAAGAGTATCCCACAATCCATTTTTCATTATATTTCCGAGACGTCCCATATTTAAGTATACAATTAAGTATGCAAGAGTTTGCAAATGTTAGGAATGACTGAAAAGAAGTGGTAGAGAAGGATAGAAAATGCCTCTAACAATAGGATCAAAGCTCACCTAAAGACTGGCCAGGACACACCAGTAACACCTCCAGTTCCTCCAACTGCAAATTCATCAGCACTTCCCTTAAAATCTCTCATCACTTTTCCAGTTCTCACGTCAAATATATTTAACACAACCCTCTGAAAGAAATCTGTATTAGAGATAATCTAGTATGGCCACAATTGGGTATACAAACAGCATAAAGCTGAGACTTACGTGAGTGTCACGAGGGTTACTTGGTTCATGGCTGCTGTATGTCACCAGATATCTCTCACCAGGGGAGAAATCAATCAGTTTTACCTGCATTTAAATCCTGTAGAGCTAAGTCACAGAAACCTGTAAAAGtttatcttagagaaataagcACAAAACTAACCTGAGGATGTGCATAGCGCATGAGGCGGTTGAAAGTGGTGGCACCACCCCATATTGCAGCACCTTGTCTGTGAACTGTTGCCAAGTAAGTTCCCATAGGGGACCATTGAACAAAACTCTCAGTCCAGTACTGCACTCAAAAAGACATCATTAGCAAAGTTTAGTAATGACCCATCTgcatgaaagaaagaaatatcCTTTGTAGGATGCAGTTTCTGTAcagaagcattttattttttgaaaatatgagATGCTAGACAGTACAAATAAGAACAACCATGAGTGGACAGCTAAATGAGCAAAACGAGAATATAAGTCCACTTACAGAACGTTTATAAACAAGCTCAGGCTTCAATTGTCTTGCATCATTCCAGAGGACCTCTGTTTCATTGAGAGCCCGAACCACGTACTGATCTCTAGCTTTCTCATCAGTAAGCCACTTTAGCAGCATTTCCTGCCAGCGACACAAACATCTCAGTAATAGTAGATGAATGGAAAACTGGCCAAATatttaagactcaatgctcGCTGAGGAAAAACACAGAGTTGGTGAAGAGCCTAACCCCTGGAACATAAGGCTTGATCTCTGGTGGAGCCCACTCATCTGGAACTTTCAGGAACTTCTCAATGTCTTCAAACATGTTGACAGCAAATATATGTGACCTATCTAATTTGTATCCATGAGTCTTCTCCTTACTCAGCTCAGCTTCCTAAAGCAAGAAAAAATAGCGACATGATGCTCATTAGCCAAATGAAATTAGATATGTCATCTTCAATCACATCAAATGGACTACATAAACAGGCATGGAGAATTGTGATAAGCAAACAATAATACATGAACATTCAGACGAT
This window encodes:
- the LOC129886819 gene encoding eukaryotic translation initiation factor 3 subunit B — its product is MSEVVSMEEIRAISDRLGVDLTQIDLESIHLPPGENLGIPSDDDDLMEEDPLEFDPGFGNILVVDNLPVVPKEKYEKLEGVVRKIYSQLGVIKEGGLYMPVDPETQKTLGYCFIEYNTPQEAELSKEKTHGYKLDRSHIFAVNMFEDIEKFLKVPDEWAPPEIKPYVPGEMLLKWLTDEKARDQYVVRALNETEVLWNDARQLKPELVYKRSYWTESFVQWSPMGTYLATVHRQGAAIWGGATTFNRLMRYAHPQVKLIDFSPGERYLVTYSSHEPSNPRDTHRVVLNIFDVRTGKVMRDFKGSADEFAVGGTGGVTGVSWPVFRWSGGKEDKYFARIGKNVISVYETETFSLIDKKSIKVENVMDFSWSPTDPILSLFVPECGNQPARVSLVQIPSKEELRQKNLFSVSDCKMYWQSNGDYLAVKVDRYTKTKKSTYTGFELFRIKERDIPIEVLELDNKNDKIIAFAWEPKGHRFAVIHGDNPRPDVSFYSMRSGTNTGRVSKLTTLKGKQANALYWSPGGRFIVLAGMKGFNGQLEFFDVDELDTMASAEHFMATDVEWDPTGRYVATAVTSVHEMENGFNIWSFNGKLLYRILKDHFFQFLWRPRPPSFLSKEKEEEIAKNLKKYSKKYEAEDQDVSLQLSEQDREKRKKLKEEWETWINEWKQLHEKEKMEREKLRDGEASDEEEEYEAKEVEVEEILNVIEEVIPFEESQQ